The Odocoileus virginianus isolate 20LAN1187 ecotype Illinois chromosome 12, Ovbor_1.2, whole genome shotgun sequence genome has a segment encoding these proteins:
- the LOC110127827 gene encoding serine protease 27-like, which produces MGPAGCVFLLPLLLGISGTDEEEPKDLVKSICGRPAVFSGIVSGLEANVGQWPWQVSIRQGLSHVCAASLISKQWVLTVASCFRSKDPRKYEVLVGSLQVSGYQGPKTAVIPVSRIVPYPGVQGHAPSAIAVAELARPLSFSPLVLPICLPTSAVQLKNAASCWVTAWDNPGIFQSMTPPYTLKELQVHLIDLQTCKKYQKESLLRGAEPISEAMICSRLPVGQPGACIASRGDPLMCRVKDFWVLAGVMSWGSNCIGIDKPGVFTNISFYKSWIEKSAVSYADLSATPRSDFSRFFPVMLLPLIFLGPP; this is translated from the exons ATGGGCCCTGCGGGCTGcgtcttcctcctgcctcttctgtTGGGGATCTCAG gcACAGATGAGGAGGAACCCAAGGATCTCGTCAAGTCAA TCTGCGGGCGGCCCGCGGTTTTCTCTGGCATCGTCTCCGGCCTGGAGGCCAACGTGGGGCAGTGGCCCTGGCAGGTCAGCATCCGCCAGGGCTTGTCTCACGTCTGTGCCGCCTCCCTCATCTCAAAGCAGTGGGTGCTGACAGTGGCAAGCTGCTTCCG GTCTAAGGACCCCAGAAAATATGAGGTACTGGTGGGGTCACTTCAGGTCTCCGGTTACCAAGGCCCCAAAACAGCGGTCATCCCTGTGTCCAGGATTGTCCCCTACCCCGGCGTCCAGGGACACGCGCCCAGTGCCATCGCTGTGGCAGAGCTGGCCCGCCCGCTTTCCTTCAGCCCTCTGGTCCTGCCCATCTGTCTCCCGACATCAGCAGTCCAGCTGAAGAACGCAGCCTCCTGCTGGGTGACTGCATGGGACAATCCTGGGATATTCCAGT CTATGACACCACCTTACACACTGAAGGAGCTACAAGTGCACCTCATTGATCTCCAGACATGCAAGAAGTATCAGAAAGAAAGCTTGTTGCGAGGAGCCGAGCCCATCAGTGAAGCCATGATCTGTTCCCGGCTCCCAGTGGGGCAGCCAGGCGCGTGTATA GCCAGTAGAGGAGACCCCCTGATGTGCAGAGTGAAGGACTTCTGGGTTCTAGCAGGAGTGATGAGCTGGGGATCAAACTGCATCGGAATCGACAAGCCTGGAGTATTTACAAACATCAGTTTCTACAAGTCTTGGATTGAGAAGTCAGCCGTCTCATATGCTGACCTTTCTGCTACCCCCAGATCAGACTTCTCCAGGTTCTTCCCGGTAATGCTTCTGCCTCTCATATTCCTGGGGCCACCCTAA